The following proteins are encoded in a genomic region of Xenopus laevis strain J_2021 chromosome 3L, Xenopus_laevis_v10.1, whole genome shotgun sequence:
- the LOC121401004 gene encoding 26S proteasome non-ATPase regulatory subunit 1-like gives MVKILSGEMAIELHLQFLIRNNNTDLMILKNTKDAVRNSVCHTATVIANSFMHCGTTSDQFLRDNLEWLARATNWAKFTATASLGVIHKGHEKEAHQLMATYLPKDTSPGSAYQEGGGLYALGLIHANHGGDIIDYLLNQLKNASNDIVRHGGCLGLGLAALGTARQDVYDLLLVSG, from the exons ATGGTAAAGATCCTCAGTGGTGAGATGGCCATAGAACTGCACTTGCAATTTTTGATACGGAACAATAATACAGACTTGATGATCTTAAAAAACACTAAG gatGCTGTAAGAAATTCTGTGTGTCACACAGCAACTGTTATAGCAAATTCATTCATGCACTGTGGCACTACCAGTGATCAGTTCCTCAG AGATAATTTGGAATGGTTAGCCAGAGCCACAAACTGGGCAAAGTTCACAGCAACAGCCAGTTTAGGTGTCATTCATAAG gGTCACGAAAAAGAGGCTCATCAGCTAATGGCAACTTATTTACCTAAAGACACCTCACCGGGATCTGCATACCAGGAGGGAGGTGGACTCTATGCTCTTGGACTCATTCATGCCAACCATGGAGGTGACATCATAGACTACCTTCTGAACCAGCTTAAGAATGCCAGCAATGAT attgtgagGCATGGTGGTTGTCTGGGGCTTGGTTTGGCAGCCCTGGGGACTGCACGACAAGATGTGTACGACCTTCTACTTGTATCAGGATGA